The following coding sequences are from one Desulfosoma caldarium window:
- a CDS encoding (Fe-S)-binding protein, which yields MGIEGFTPQRSLEQFYSGLFAEWESALRKTAREITGTLAERFEFGESLQHLSVAVVQAIETLHGIDKVWNTDAEDVDPEKVCLGAVRHSWFEAGDPLEHARRVGSFATQPCDLLPWVRWFLLVENYHRTDPAFHERRLDRLRYLKSENPEAPCVTHEDVLLWLEHQLLINENEPLSTIAHKCANQLRYRLDATLRPDVALEAFFYLLLRCHQFCLAETMTDEDTKRLQSVLGWRRFLSLTDVMLVVIQRVVEKEPLPDAVSILEGLMADGFRIRHASFKDPYEADVVPPEETARFEEAKLRLLTPIQELHGSLEQDCASVFEFWQQQRAKVLDQLLSEIRELREMIVQPLPRKHAIVQSLRFFTSWSLAGLKDMPYEEGVNALKDRVRTAFPEYLVKALVRQRRGYEVATRKELAHLLERECRLQWESFRKKPGSRTFGEADFHVAVRTEVLAHGPTAAPNGAADPKELQRVLDALGEHVARFKTSSASLDASFCLGTPTTFPPTGTPLEFVELVREIVPWSKACRSAPALQRLAPKKAFSFFERTVARFAEAFYKLVVAQWKKAQGHTLHLSMDQVPALAAVLVPPWAKVTQGLAQKAVQKFQNKATSLYRRLNHPVCLNEEEVGVHLAHFMVQELKADVLQAAEKGTLDAVRSALVGESQRLVLPGQVRQKMVPEKFLLQWAGILNGRSGDEGFTRNLISILPGLDCGACGEARCAGFALGLAQGRRRVNECVHLAVVERERLAQVLKAHLAEASSQDAVGSAYELFKNPSAWRRLGKDHAVRRAVTKVLDVSHQEVRRRVMEKAMSRWRTLESKPGVCKRPDSEAFYQALVETIGYEATEKIRPEERHWLTQNGSVRLEKEWERLKDQTDWLALERRMVSGGPSVQEAHPEIQAERFYASVPYLHLLSAEDRQRLLAHRLERFEEQFFEWWNQDLLAMNHPRYRIDNWEEFSKVVKNAYWHQENFPPPRRVAEELLQEMEQRGDKEIFFRDVLTSWVHDGREFRPEGDATGAGRTIPSAVIDNPAALKAHVESICRDMVRRGDKTGLGLGSLNRNRLREMAWQAFQASKVTLAEEFLPAEGEASEHELIRNLIGEVLERQEQVRRLAVLVEEAVRSNRAEQLPAEALRAWLLEALHGGMEPPKILEKMFGWFHRYPSWKDALLLDVLQKMVVLVRWRLLVEAFSGVVLEGIPDTAIGWYETAFPRWMKEVEMAVRRYADFDRERLLHYLFVLAKREGDLDVITALLREIRETSDIIEAAWLQFTNDRLTEALPVPLAKGLGARYSLLVNRMKDLEPVRRCLRQGVSRGEKPDVAAAVRELQLYMRFHIVQQAAEAMNEEACFEAFWDEGYNLEGLSKDELRHAFTREWEQRNRWRKDRIWIMTMAVARRLASQSHELYEADKAFSKIRQGLLRGEGFEHARDVMQRRGIALGTLKEAMYRELSELLEKERMESFRKRIRQIVHQLDRKRLRIVQAWYEGAIDRYSIFHVLRQYQKRPNPPSDEDFRDFFMEQWFQRIETLRASHREDREDRIREVDEGFQVLLGVSPLALEKEAEREAAEAWSGWLQASQQEMTRRLWTMGDAVSPVRI from the coding sequence ATGGGCATCGAAGGATTCACTCCACAGCGTTCTCTGGAACAATTCTACTCCGGCCTTTTCGCCGAATGGGAAAGCGCCCTGCGAAAGACGGCGAGAGAGATCACGGGGACCCTTGCCGAAAGGTTTGAGTTTGGAGAAAGCCTTCAACACCTTAGCGTCGCAGTGGTTCAAGCCATTGAAACCTTGCACGGCATCGACAAGGTCTGGAACACCGATGCTGAGGATGTGGATCCTGAAAAAGTATGCCTCGGCGCCGTTCGCCATAGTTGGTTCGAAGCGGGGGATCCTTTGGAGCATGCACGGCGTGTGGGGTCTTTTGCGACCCAGCCGTGTGATCTTCTTCCTTGGGTGCGTTGGTTTCTTCTTGTGGAAAACTATCATCGCACGGACCCCGCCTTTCATGAGCGCCGTCTGGACCGCTTGCGCTATCTCAAGTCGGAAAACCCCGAAGCCCCCTGTGTCACCCACGAGGATGTACTTCTGTGGCTGGAACACCAGCTTCTCATCAACGAAAACGAACCGCTTTCCACCATCGCTCACAAGTGCGCCAACCAGTTGCGTTATCGCCTCGATGCAACTCTGAGGCCGGACGTGGCGCTGGAAGCCTTTTTTTACCTTCTGCTGCGATGCCACCAGTTTTGCCTGGCCGAGACCATGACGGATGAAGACACAAAACGGCTTCAATCCGTTTTGGGATGGCGTCGTTTTCTATCCTTGACGGATGTCATGCTCGTCGTGATTCAGCGTGTGGTGGAAAAAGAACCCCTGCCGGATGCGGTTTCGATCCTCGAAGGCCTCATGGCCGACGGTTTTCGTATACGGCATGCAAGCTTCAAGGATCCCTACGAAGCCGATGTGGTGCCCCCTGAAGAGACCGCGCGTTTTGAGGAAGCGAAACTGCGCCTATTGACGCCCATTCAAGAACTGCACGGTTCCCTGGAACAGGATTGCGCCTCTGTGTTTGAGTTCTGGCAGCAGCAGCGCGCCAAAGTGCTGGACCAACTCCTGAGCGAGATTCGGGAACTCAGGGAGATGATTGTCCAACCCTTGCCTCGAAAACACGCAATCGTTCAAAGTCTTCGCTTCTTCACATCGTGGTCTCTGGCCGGTTTGAAAGACATGCCCTATGAAGAGGGCGTCAATGCCTTGAAGGATCGGGTGCGCACTGCGTTTCCGGAATACCTCGTCAAAGCGCTGGTGCGGCAGCGCCGTGGCTACGAAGTGGCGACGCGAAAGGAGCTGGCACATCTTCTGGAACGAGAATGCCGTTTGCAATGGGAAAGCTTCCGGAAAAAGCCGGGTTCTCGAACTTTTGGAGAAGCTGATTTTCATGTGGCCGTTCGCACCGAGGTCCTGGCCCATGGCCCCACTGCTGCGCCGAATGGCGCTGCGGACCCCAAAGAGTTACAACGGGTTCTGGACGCCTTGGGCGAACATGTGGCGCGTTTCAAGACCTCTTCGGCATCATTAGACGCATCTTTTTGCTTGGGGACTCCCACGACCTTTCCCCCCACGGGAACACCCCTTGAATTTGTGGAGCTTGTTCGTGAGATCGTTCCCTGGTCAAAGGCATGCCGCAGTGCACCAGCTTTGCAAAGGCTTGCTCCTAAAAAGGCGTTCAGCTTTTTTGAGCGAACCGTGGCGCGATTTGCCGAAGCCTTTTACAAATTGGTCGTTGCGCAGTGGAAGAAAGCGCAAGGCCACACGTTGCATCTCTCCATGGACCAAGTTCCGGCATTGGCCGCCGTGCTGGTTCCTCCGTGGGCAAAGGTTACCCAAGGCCTGGCGCAAAAAGCTGTGCAAAAGTTTCAAAACAAAGCGACCTCATTGTATCGACGTCTTAACCATCCCGTGTGCCTGAATGAAGAAGAAGTGGGCGTGCATTTAGCCCATTTCATGGTTCAGGAACTGAAAGCCGACGTGTTGCAGGCCGCGGAAAAAGGCACTCTGGACGCGGTGCGCTCAGCCCTAGTGGGAGAATCCCAGCGCCTTGTGCTTCCAGGGCAGGTGCGCCAGAAGATGGTCCCGGAAAAATTCCTGCTGCAATGGGCGGGGATTTTGAACGGTCGATCAGGGGATGAAGGGTTTACAAGAAACCTGATATCGATCTTGCCGGGATTGGATTGCGGCGCCTGCGGCGAAGCTCGATGTGCCGGTTTTGCTCTGGGGTTGGCGCAAGGTCGACGGCGGGTGAACGAGTGCGTTCATCTTGCGGTCGTTGAAAGGGAGAGACTTGCGCAGGTTCTTAAGGCCCATTTAGCGGAAGCCTCTTCACAGGATGCGGTCGGTTCTGCTTACGAACTTTTCAAAAACCCTAGCGCATGGAGGCGCCTGGGAAAAGACCACGCGGTGCGCCGTGCGGTGACCAAGGTGCTGGATGTGTCGCACCAAGAGGTGCGCCGACGGGTCATGGAAAAGGCCATGTCCCGCTGGCGCACGCTGGAATCCAAGCCCGGTGTGTGCAAGAGACCGGATTCCGAAGCCTTTTATCAAGCCCTTGTGGAAACCATCGGGTATGAAGCCACGGAAAAAATTCGGCCTGAAGAGCGGCACTGGTTGACTCAAAACGGTTCCGTGCGGTTGGAAAAGGAATGGGAGCGCCTTAAGGACCAAACCGATTGGCTGGCCTTGGAACGACGTATGGTGTCCGGCGGGCCGTCGGTTCAGGAGGCCCATCCCGAGATTCAGGCTGAGCGATTCTATGCCTCCGTTCCTTACCTCCACTTACTGAGCGCGGAAGATCGGCAACGCTTGCTGGCGCATCGGCTGGAGCGTTTTGAGGAACAGTTTTTTGAGTGGTGGAATCAAGATCTTCTCGCCATGAATCACCCTCGCTACCGAATCGACAACTGGGAAGAATTCTCCAAGGTCGTGAAAAACGCCTACTGGCATCAGGAAAACTTTCCTCCCCCTCGGCGCGTGGCAGAAGAGCTTCTTCAGGAAATGGAACAACGAGGCGACAAGGAGATCTTCTTTCGGGATGTGCTGACCTCATGGGTTCACGATGGAAGAGAGTTCAGGCCAGAAGGCGACGCGACGGGTGCGGGGAGAACAATCCCCAGCGCGGTAATTGACAACCCTGCGGCCTTAAAAGCGCATGTGGAAAGCATCTGCCGCGATATGGTGCGTCGTGGAGACAAGACAGGTTTGGGCCTTGGTTCGCTGAACAGAAATCGCCTTCGGGAAATGGCCTGGCAAGCGTTTCAAGCATCGAAGGTGACCTTGGCCGAAGAATTCTTGCCGGCCGAAGGTGAGGCTTCGGAACACGAGCTCATTCGAAATCTTATCGGTGAAGTGTTGGAGCGGCAGGAACAGGTCAGGCGACTGGCCGTTCTTGTCGAGGAGGCTGTCAGATCGAACCGCGCGGAACAGCTCCCCGCCGAGGCCCTTCGAGCCTGGCTGCTCGAGGCGTTGCATGGTGGCATGGAGCCACCGAAAATTCTGGAAAAAATGTTTGGTTGGTTTCACCGCTATCCTTCATGGAAAGATGCCCTGCTCCTGGACGTTCTTCAGAAAATGGTCGTCTTGGTTCGATGGCGCCTTCTTGTGGAAGCTTTTTCAGGGGTCGTTCTGGAGGGCATTCCGGACACGGCTATTGGGTGGTACGAGACCGCGTTTCCTCGATGGATGAAAGAGGTGGAAATGGCCGTGCGCCGCTACGCCGACTTCGACCGAGAACGGCTTCTGCATTACCTCTTCGTCTTGGCCAAAAGAGAGGGGGATTTGGACGTGATCACGGCTCTGTTGCGAGAAATCCGCGAAACTTCCGATATCATTGAAGCGGCGTGGCTCCAGTTTACCAATGATCGCCTCACGGAAGCCTTGCCGGTTCCCTTGGCCAAGGGCTTGGGGGCTCGCTACAGCCTTTTAGTGAATCGCATGAAGGATCTGGAACCCGTACGTCGATGTTTGCGCCAAGGGGTATCGCGAGGAGAAAAGCCCGATGTGGCGGCTGCCGTGCGTGAACTGCAGCTCTACATGCGGTTTCACATCGTCCAGCAGGCAGCCGAAGCCATGAATGAAGAGGCCTGCTTTGAGGCCTTTTGGGACGAGGGGTACAACCTGGAAGGGTTAAGCAAGGACGAGCTGCGTCACGCCTTTACCCGTGAATGGGAGCAGAGAAACCGATGGCGCAAGGACCGCATCTGGATCATGACCATGGCCGTTGCGCGACGGCTGGCATCCCAAAGCCATGAGCTCTACGAAGCCGACAAGGCCTTTTCCAAAATTCGCCAAGGTTTGCTTAGAGGAGAGGGCTTTGAGCACGCTCGGGATGTCATGCAGCGTCGCGGCATTGCCTTGGGAACCCTCAAGGAAGCCATGTACCGGGAATTGTCGGAACTCCTGGAAAAGGAGCGCATGGAGTCCTTTCGAAAGCGTATCCGTCAGATTGTGCATCAATTGGATCGCAAAAGGCTTCGCATTGTTCAGGCATGGTATGAAGGTGCCATCGATCGATACAGTATCTTTCATGTTCTTCGCCAGTACCAAAAACGACCGAATCCCCCTAGCGATGAGGATTTTCGTGACTTCTTTATGGAGCAATGGTTTCAGCGCATCGAGACTTTGAGGGCATCGCATCGAGAGGACCGCGAGGATCGCATTCGTGAAGTGGATGAAGGATTCCAGGTTCTTCTTGGCGTGTCACCGCTGGCTCTGGAAAAGGAGGCGGAAAGGGAAGCGGCCGAGGCGTGGAGCGGCTGGCTCCAGGCGTCTCAGCAGGAAATGACACGGCGGCTCTGGACCATGGGCGATGCCGTGTCGCCCGTGAGGATCTAA
- a CDS encoding hydroxymethylglutaryl-CoA lyase, which yields MSILIEEAAPRDGLQNEARVLSVQERIQLIEALVDCGVPRIQVGSFVNPRAVPQMADTEGVVRGLRKRKGVVYRALVFNAKGLKRAAACGLDHVAVFVSASETHSLRNSGCDVAEALRRAESVVREAKAGGIVVQAGVMNAFGCRFEGPIPESRVLRVAAVLAEAGADELCLADTAGCANPRQTERLVETFLKTFSVPLSLHLHDTFGFGLANVYAAWKLGVTRFDGSCGGLGGCPFIPEAAGNIATEDLVHLFHAMGVPTGIDLEKLTVVRGFLETIVQRNLSGRYGRTGCRL from the coding sequence GTGTCCATTCTCATCGAAGAAGCCGCGCCTCGAGACGGCCTCCAAAACGAAGCGCGTGTGCTGAGTGTTCAGGAACGAATTCAACTCATTGAAGCTTTGGTGGATTGTGGCGTGCCCCGCATTCAGGTCGGCTCCTTTGTGAACCCTCGAGCGGTGCCTCAGATGGCCGACACGGAAGGGGTGGTGCGAGGTCTTAGGAAGAGAAAGGGCGTGGTTTATCGTGCGTTAGTTTTTAACGCAAAAGGTCTGAAACGGGCCGCCGCCTGCGGGCTGGATCATGTGGCCGTGTTCGTTTCGGCGTCGGAAACCCATAGCCTGCGCAATAGCGGCTGTGACGTAGCGGAAGCTCTTCGCAGAGCCGAGTCCGTAGTGCGCGAAGCCAAAGCCGGCGGGATTGTGGTGCAAGCCGGTGTGATGAACGCTTTTGGGTGCCGTTTTGAAGGCCCGATTCCCGAAAGTCGCGTGCTCCGGGTGGCGGCCGTTCTTGCCGAAGCCGGTGCGGACGAACTCTGTCTTGCGGACACCGCAGGCTGCGCAAACCCTCGGCAGACCGAACGCCTCGTGGAAACCTTTTTGAAGACGTTTTCCGTGCCCTTGTCGCTGCATCTGCACGACACTTTTGGCTTTGGACTGGCCAATGTGTATGCCGCCTGGAAACTGGGCGTCACGCGCTTTGACGGGTCCTGTGGCGGCCTCGGCGGTTGCCCTTTTATTCCGGAAGCGGCGGGAAACATCGCCACGGAAGATTTGGTGCACCTCTTTCACGCCATGGGAGTCCCGACGGGCATCGACCTGGAAAAGCTCACGGTGGTTCGAGGTTTTCTCGAAACCATCGTGCAACGTAATCTCTCGGGGCGCTATGGCCGCACAGGCTGCCGCCTATAA
- a CDS encoding THUMP domain-containing class I SAM-dependent RNA methyltransferase, which translates to MERRLRTHVRAKVHRFAALVPQELVSVCRREMERLDLDILEESEAGIEFQGKLEACYRANLWLRTAGRIVCRLASIKVGAREELFAKTVRLPWELWIDAGVPVRVDVYLKGARLRHSGLAQKAFQDALQQRFKSLGRSVCFLEGSHGERKTEEDAVLEGEGFVQRILLHVEHKQGVISLDTSGAHLHRRGYRIRHAGAPIRETLAAALLLQSGWTPQMPFVDGMCGSGTAVIEAALLAANIPPGRRRRFLFQKWPSFQEKTWAYLLKKADAGTKTPKPGTLIGVDLDAKAVAVAQENARRAGVGEWVTWHAIPFEHMDPQRWSLAPGLVFLNPPYGVRLEADRTLYERLGHHLERCFRGWKAVVLAPHRELLMFRSVRPRKIRRLRHGGLSICVGFYDLS; encoded by the coding sequence ATGGAAAGGCGCTTGCGCACGCATGTGCGAGCCAAGGTGCACCGTTTTGCCGCCTTGGTGCCTCAGGAACTGGTCTCCGTATGTCGCCGGGAAATGGAAAGACTTGACCTGGACATCCTAGAAGAATCGGAAGCGGGCATCGAATTTCAAGGCAAACTGGAGGCCTGCTACCGGGCGAACCTGTGGCTGCGCACGGCCGGGCGCATTGTGTGTCGGTTGGCTTCCATAAAAGTGGGCGCGCGTGAAGAGCTTTTCGCCAAAACGGTGCGCCTTCCGTGGGAATTGTGGATCGATGCCGGCGTGCCCGTTCGCGTCGATGTGTATCTCAAGGGAGCTCGGCTCAGGCACAGTGGCCTGGCTCAAAAGGCTTTTCAGGATGCTTTGCAGCAGCGGTTTAAGAGTCTGGGGCGTTCGGTGTGCTTTCTTGAGGGGAGCCACGGGGAAAGGAAAACGGAGGAAGATGCGGTCCTCGAGGGGGAGGGTTTTGTTCAGCGGATTCTTCTGCACGTGGAACACAAGCAGGGCGTCATCAGTTTGGATACCTCGGGAGCGCATCTTCATCGAAGAGGGTACCGAATCCGGCATGCCGGAGCGCCGATTCGAGAAACCTTGGCGGCCGCTTTGCTGCTTCAATCCGGCTGGACCCCTCAAATGCCCTTTGTGGACGGCATGTGCGGATCCGGCACGGCCGTCATCGAAGCAGCTCTTTTGGCCGCGAACATTCCACCCGGGCGACGTCGGCGGTTTCTCTTTCAAAAATGGCCGTCCTTTCAGGAAAAGACGTGGGCGTATCTTTTGAAAAAAGCCGATGCCGGCACGAAAACTCCAAAGCCCGGGACATTGATCGGCGTGGACCTGGATGCCAAGGCGGTGGCTGTGGCCCAAGAAAATGCCCGTCGAGCCGGCGTGGGCGAGTGGGTGACGTGGCACGCCATACCCTTTGAGCACATGGATCCTCAACGTTGGTCTTTGGCTCCCGGCCTTGTTTTCTTGAATCCCCCTTATGGCGTCAGACTGGAAGCCGATCGCACCCTTTACGAGCGCCTTGGGCATCATCTTGAGCGCTGTTTTCGGGGCTGGAAAGCGGTGGTTCTGGCCCCCCATCGCGAGCTTCTCATGTTCAGGTCCGTGCGGCCTCGAAAGATTCGGCGCCTGCGTCACGGAGGCTTGTCCATATGCGTGGGTTTCTATGACCTGTCATGA
- a CDS encoding polysaccharide deacetylase family protein, producing MDEVNQGRRLPKPRVFSALWRSPLPHWRERLEDLVQRLPSGNKARLFFRADDIGAAGYSFDALCALFREHGVPLALAVVPAWLTETRTARILASAPLHENLWGWHQHGWRHVNWQKTGKKAEFGHQRPLEKQWRDIWRGNMKLLNIFQDRLLPVFTPPWNRCSATTLEVLAQLGFQAVSTMDPLPKAGKNKGRLKNLRIAVDLHTRKHEDGPADYAALLQELRAALNKDTPAGIMIHHQRMTSFAFTFLDELLRQLRLSEKVEFLSFQDLLENP from the coding sequence ATGGACGAAGTCAATCAGGGACGGCGCCTGCCCAAACCCCGCGTGTTTTCAGCACTGTGGCGTAGCCCTCTTCCTCACTGGCGCGAACGCTTAGAAGACCTGGTGCAGCGGCTTCCCTCCGGAAACAAGGCCCGCCTTTTTTTTCGCGCCGATGACATCGGCGCGGCGGGTTACAGTTTTGATGCCCTGTGCGCCCTCTTTCGAGAACACGGTGTGCCCCTGGCCTTGGCCGTCGTCCCCGCCTGGCTCACCGAAACGCGCACGGCGCGCATTCTGGCGTCCGCCCCGCTCCACGAAAACCTTTGGGGATGGCATCAACACGGATGGCGGCATGTAAACTGGCAAAAAACGGGGAAAAAGGCCGAGTTCGGTCATCAGCGCCCTTTAGAAAAGCAATGGAGGGACATCTGGCGCGGGAACATGAAACTTCTGAATATTTTTCAGGACCGCCTTCTTCCCGTGTTTACACCGCCGTGGAACCGCTGCAGTGCCACGACCCTGGAAGTGCTCGCACAGCTGGGATTTCAGGCGGTTTCGACGATGGATCCTCTGCCCAAGGCCGGAAAAAACAAGGGACGCTTAAAAAACCTGCGCATTGCCGTGGACCTGCACACCCGCAAACACGAAGACGGCCCTGCCGACTATGCCGCCCTGTTGCAAGAACTCCGTGCCGCTCTGAATAAGGATACGCCCGCAGGGATCATGATTCATCACCAAAGAATGACATCCTTTGCCTTCACGTTTCTTGATGAACTTCTTCGGCAACTGCGCTTGTCGGAAAAAGTCGAATTCCTGTCCTTCCAAGATCTGTTGGAAAACCCATAA
- a CDS encoding radical SAM protein produces the protein MATHRPLLLYADHSGRILEHPYLEMAASSAGRFTRPSPADLIALPQGSELFRLPGRFPVGYDREKRKFVVLRHDPYNPRHTVEAVAAFVAPAHTQLYSAAYKTHRHAPILPLFAYTAVGWLQGGFVTTALRIDPDPRQDFKHFDPETIARNARRRMRQAPTNRLVQHLGRCALTYGCPAARNFFMNRWEAPLPTSPSCNARCLGCISLQEASGLCATQDRIRFVPTVDEIAEVAVSHLRKAPRAVVSFGQGCEGEPLLQGATLEASIRQIRRETSRGTIHGNSNGSLPDVIARLADAGLDSLRVSLNSARPAFYHAYYRPKGYGFDDVVRSIQIMKSRGLFVSLNYFVLPGFTDDPDEVRALCALLERTSVDLIQMRNFNADPEWILKSIGFRPVQKPLGIRRVLDMLQDRFPDLRFGYFNPCLDPDA, from the coding sequence ATGGCCACCCACCGTCCTCTGTTGCTCTACGCCGACCATTCCGGCCGCATTTTGGAACATCCCTATTTGGAAATGGCCGCATCCAGCGCGGGGCGCTTCACACGGCCTTCGCCCGCGGACCTTATTGCGTTGCCTCAAGGCAGCGAACTTTTTCGACTGCCTGGCCGTTTTCCCGTAGGCTATGACCGAGAAAAAAGGAAGTTTGTGGTGCTTCGGCACGACCCCTACAATCCTCGACACACGGTGGAGGCCGTGGCGGCTTTCGTCGCTCCGGCACACACGCAGCTCTACAGCGCCGCCTACAAGACGCACCGCCATGCTCCCATTCTGCCGCTTTTTGCTTACACGGCCGTGGGATGGTTACAAGGGGGCTTTGTCACCACGGCCCTGCGCATCGATCCCGATCCCCGGCAGGACTTCAAGCACTTCGACCCCGAGACCATAGCTCGGAACGCTCGGCGGCGCATGCGGCAGGCTCCCACCAACCGCCTGGTGCAGCACCTGGGCCGCTGCGCCCTCACCTATGGGTGCCCGGCGGCCAGAAATTTTTTCATGAACCGCTGGGAGGCCCCGCTTCCCACATCTCCTTCCTGCAACGCGCGATGCCTAGGCTGCATCAGTCTTCAGGAAGCATCGGGCCTGTGCGCCACCCAGGACAGGATACGGTTCGTGCCCACGGTGGATGAAATCGCCGAAGTCGCCGTCTCTCACCTGCGCAAGGCCCCTCGAGCTGTGGTCAGTTTCGGGCAAGGCTGCGAAGGAGAACCTTTGCTACAAGGGGCAACCTTGGAAGCGTCCATTCGACAAATACGCCGGGAAACCTCTCGAGGAACCATTCATGGCAACAGCAACGGCAGTCTTCCAGACGTGATCGCCCGGTTGGCCGATGCGGGGCTGGACAGTCTGCGGGTGAGCCTCAATTCGGCAAGACCGGCCTTCTACCATGCCTATTATCGACCCAAAGGCTACGGCTTTGACGATGTGGTGCGATCCATTCAAATCATGAAATCGCGAGGCCTTTTTGTTTCTCTGAATTATTTTGTCTTGCCCGGCTTTACCGACGATCCGGATGAGGTGCGCGCCTTGTGCGCGTTACTGGAAAGAACTTCAGTGGACCTCATCCAAATGCGCAACTTCAACGCCGATCCCGAATGGATTTTGAAATCCATCGGCTTCAGACCTGTTCAAAAACCCCTGGGCATTCGGCGCGTCCTGGACATGCTTCAGGACCGCTTTCCCGATCTTCGGTTCGGCTATTTTAATCCATGCCTGGACCCCGACGCGTGA
- the lhgO gene encoding L-2-hydroxyglutarate oxidase, with product MKKQDVIVIGAGIVGLATAYRLLERMPSLNVVVLEKEAKPGTHQTGHNSGVIHSGLYYRPGSLKASLCMEGARALVDFCRDHSIPFEICGKIVVATNSLEVKRLQELQRRGTANGVPDMAFLSPAEARNIEPHVRCLHALWVPTTGIVDFRQVAQKLAQEVEARGGRLLFAQPVVGMHQGRSTTVVVSSKGEFSTRLVINCAGLHADRVARLGGFTPPCRIVPFRGEYYSLHKARRHLVRSLIYPVPDPRFPFLGVHFTRRIDGSVEAGPNAVLAWAREGYTRTTVQRRDILETLTYPGFFKLARKYWKTGLQEMIRSVSKSLFAKALQKLVPDITAKDLAPGGAGVRAQALSSDGRLLDDFVIIAEAGQVHVLNAPSPAATSSLAIGDVVAAKALSFLR from the coding sequence ATGAAAAAACAGGATGTGATCGTCATCGGTGCAGGTATTGTGGGTCTTGCCACGGCCTATCGGCTTCTGGAGCGCATGCCGTCTTTGAATGTGGTGGTTCTGGAAAAGGAAGCCAAGCCCGGAACACACCAAACGGGGCATAACAGCGGGGTCATTCACTCGGGCCTTTACTATCGCCCCGGATCCTTAAAGGCATCGTTGTGTATGGAAGGAGCCCGAGCGCTGGTGGATTTTTGCCGAGACCACTCCATTCCGTTTGAAATCTGCGGAAAAATCGTCGTGGCCACCAACTCCCTTGAAGTGAAACGGCTTCAGGAATTGCAGCGACGCGGAACGGCCAATGGCGTGCCTGACATGGCCTTTCTCTCCCCTGCGGAAGCTCGAAACATCGAACCTCATGTCCGCTGCCTTCACGCTTTGTGGGTTCCGACCACGGGCATCGTGGATTTCCGTCAAGTGGCCCAAAAGCTGGCCCAAGAGGTCGAAGCTCGAGGCGGCCGCCTGCTGTTTGCCCAGCCGGTCGTTGGCATGCACCAAGGGCGCAGCACCACGGTCGTGGTCAGTTCCAAAGGGGAGTTTTCTACTCGACTCGTGATCAACTGTGCCGGTTTACATGCTGACCGCGTGGCCCGCCTTGGCGGCTTCACACCCCCGTGTCGCATCGTTCCGTTTCGCGGGGAATATTACAGCCTTCACAAAGCGCGCCGTCACCTGGTTCGATCCCTCATCTACCCGGTGCCGGATCCCAGATTTCCTTTTCTTGGAGTGCACTTCACACGTCGCATCGACGGTTCTGTGGAAGCGGGTCCCAATGCCGTCTTGGCCTGGGCACGGGAAGGCTACACCCGCACCACCGTTCAACGGCGCGACATCCTGGAAACCTTGACCTATCCAGGCTTTTTCAAACTCGCGCGCAAGTACTGGAAAACGGGCCTTCAGGAAATGATTCGATCCGTTTCAAAAAGTCTCTTTGCCAAAGCTTTACAAAAATTGGTGCCGGACATCACGGCGAAGGATCTGGCACCTGGAGGTGCCGGGGTTCGAGCTCAAGCCCTGAGTTCCGACGGCAGGCTTTTGGACGATTTCGTCATCATAGCTGAAGCCGGCCAGGTTCATGTGCTCAATGCGCCTTCGCCCGCCGCCACGTCTTCCTTGGCCATCGGGGACGTGGTGGCCGCAAAAGCCTTGTCCTTTTTGCGATAG
- a CDS encoding PaaI family thioesterase has translation MDDAVRAFLTEKVAQEPYARHLGLRLVAMDTGYALVEMDFDENKQNIHGLAHGGAVFSLIDEAFEIASNSHGIMAVALNMNVTYMASPRLGTTLRAEATEVHRTVRTASYQIRVTDADGTLIAMCQALVYRKKDKAFAATTSPMAKEDVAAGEGALST, from the coding sequence ATGGACGACGCGGTGCGAGCTTTTCTGACGGAAAAGGTGGCCCAAGAACCCTATGCCCGCCATTTGGGTCTGCGGCTTGTGGCCATGGACACCGGCTACGCTTTGGTGGAAATGGATTTCGATGAAAATAAGCAAAATATCCACGGCCTGGCCCACGGCGGCGCCGTGTTTTCGCTCATTGACGAAGCTTTCGAGATTGCGTCCAATTCCCACGGCATCATGGCGGTGGCGCTCAACATGAATGTGACCTACATGGCTTCCCCGCGCCTCGGCACCACCTTGCGGGCGGAAGCCACGGAAGTTCACCGCACGGTGCGAACGGCGAGCTACCAGATTCGTGTCACCGACGCCGACGGAACCCTCATCGCCATGTGCCAGGCGTTGGTCTATCGCAAAAAGGACAAGGCTTTTGCGGCCACCACGTCCCCGATGGCCAAGGAAGACGTGGCGGCGGGCGAAGGCGCATTGAGCACATGA